Proteins encoded together in one Synergistaceae bacterium window:
- a CDS encoding prepilin-type N-terminal cleavage/methylation domain-containing protein has protein sequence MRISPTTTRHRGLYKSLSVRSGFTLIEVMLVVGIIAMMAAMALPKRFFFYDPPLRVLQQTIMEITDLVLDGHRVRLRMEVAERTDRGHILVETLSRVEDQFDPTKYTLEWKPLEIRHPLEGDEWRLEPEIVYFYSDGTCTPARILWADKDTRITEGDAALLTVTGFLFEANGS, from the coding sequence ATGCGGATATCACCAACCACGACCCGGCATAGAGGTCTGTATAAAAGCCTGTCCGTTCGGTCAGGCTTTACTTTGATTGAGGTCATGCTCGTGGTGGGGATCATAGCGATGATGGCCGCTATGGCGCTCCCTAAACGTTTTTTTTTCTATGACCCTCCTCTTCGTGTCCTGCAACAAACCATCATGGAGATCACTGACTTAGTCCTGGACGGGCACAGAGTGAGGCTGCGGATGGAGGTTGCCGAAAGGACGGACAGAGGGCATATTCTTGTGGAGACCCTCTCCCGAGTAGAAGACCAGTTCGATCCCACCAAATACACTCTGGAGTGGAAACCGCTGGAGATCCGTCACCCTCTGGAGGGGGACGAATGGCGTCTGGAGCCAGAGATCGTTTACTTTTACTCCGATGGTACCTGCACCCCAGCGCGTATTCTGTGGGCGGACAAGGATACGCGCATCACGGAGGGCGACGCGGCCCTCCTAACCGTAACAGGATTTTTGTTTGAGGCAAACGGTAGCTAG
- the gspG gene encoding type II secretion system major pseudopilin GspG, translating into MVVSKKEKQEEKNWKLEKRKGFTLIEIMVVVVIMGLLAAVVTPNVLARMEEARRTTTKTQIESIVSSLEMYRLHNGVYPTTQQGLDSLIRKPTIAPVPKRYPPEPYMKSIPDDPWGNPFIYRCPGERGAYDVLSTARDSEEGGEGWDADITNHDPA; encoded by the coding sequence ATGGTCGTATCGAAAAAGGAAAAACAAGAAGAAAAAAATTGGAAGCTCGAAAAACGCAAAGGTTTCACGTTGATTGAAATCATGGTGGTGGTGGTTATCATGGGGCTGTTGGCGGCGGTCGTCACCCCTAACGTCTTGGCCCGCATGGAAGAGGCCCGGCGCACAACCACGAAAACCCAGATCGAAAGCATCGTCTCGTCTCTGGAGATGTACCGTCTGCATAATGGCGTTTATCCGACAACCCAGCAGGGCCTCGACTCCTTGATCAGGAAGCCCACCATCGCCCCCGTCCCCAAAAGATATCCACCCGAACCCTATATGAAGAGTATTCCCGATGACCCCTGGGGGAATCCCTTCATTTATCGCTGTCCGGGCGAACGGGGCGCCTACGATGTCCTCTCGACGGCTCGCGACAGCGAGGAGGGCGGGGAAGGCTGGGATGCGGATATCACCAACCACGACCCGGCATAG
- a CDS encoding type II secretion system F family protein: MPHFNYSGYDGKGKQTKGILEASSSIQAVERLTERGVVVVDISQAEEKVARQKAKLMPLESHILFCRSLASYLRSGLPLADSLKILGKQSRDKRVSAAFGALLSAVEGGKKFHVALAESGAFRETLWRVVESGEQSGSLIAVLEQTAEQFRMEETLQRKIKSAMTYPIVMIVVGVGVVSFLLSYVVPKISVLFSDMGKALPLPTRILLTLADFVNTFGLPILIALFVFWLIMKRRGKKFHVPFMSGLRERLMISLIMTHLATLLKSGIPLVQGLRMASSMDAKPQRWLDIADLVKAGHRFDKALEKTGFPEEVVYVIRVGEMGGDLVEALSNVGQNNWEIAQSQMERIATLMEPAMVLTLGISVGFIVVAILLPIFDLSSMVK, from the coding sequence ATGCCGCATTTCAATTACTCAGGTTATGACGGCAAGGGAAAACAGACGAAGGGTATCCTGGAGGCTTCCTCCTCTATTCAAGCTGTGGAGCGCCTAACGGAGCGGGGTGTTGTGGTTGTCGACATCTCTCAAGCTGAGGAGAAGGTCGCTCGACAAAAAGCCAAGTTGATGCCTCTAGAATCTCATATTTTGTTTTGCCGTTCCTTGGCGTCGTACCTGAGGTCTGGCCTGCCCTTAGCCGATTCTTTGAAAATCCTGGGCAAGCAGAGCCGTGACAAACGGGTCAGCGCGGCCTTTGGCGCGTTGCTCAGCGCTGTGGAGGGCGGGAAAAAGTTCCACGTCGCCTTGGCCGAGAGTGGAGCTTTCCGGGAGACCCTATGGCGCGTGGTGGAGTCGGGTGAGCAGAGCGGCTCCCTGATCGCGGTCCTGGAGCAGACCGCCGAACAGTTTCGGATGGAGGAGACCTTACAGCGCAAAATCAAAAGCGCCATGACCTATCCCATCGTCATGATTGTAGTGGGCGTCGGGGTTGTCAGCTTTCTTTTGAGCTATGTGGTTCCGAAGATCTCGGTACTGTTCTCGGATATGGGCAAAGCCCTGCCGTTACCCACGCGGATCCTACTCACGCTGGCGGACTTCGTCAATACCTTCGGGTTGCCTATCTTGATCGCCCTCTTTGTCTTTTGGCTGATCATGAAGCGCCGCGGCAAGAAGTTCCACGTTCCTTTCATGAGTGGTCTCCGCGAGCGGTTGATGATTTCTCTGATCATGACGCACCTCGCCACGCTCTTGAAATCGGGGATTCCCCTAGTACAGGGTTTACGGATGGCTTCATCCATGGATGCCAAACCACAGCGATGGCTGGACATCGCTGACTTGGTCAAAGCGGGGCATCGTTTTGATAAGGCGCTGGAAAAAACGGGTTTTCCCGAGGAGGTCGTGTATGTGATTCGCGTGGGGGAAATGGGAGGCGACCTGGTTGAGGCCTTGAGTAACGTGGGGCAGAACAACTGGGAAATCGCTCAGAGTCAAATGGAGCGCATCGCGACGCTGATGGAACCGGCGATGGTGTTAACGCTGGGTATATCAGTGGGTTTTATAGTGGTAGCGATTTTGCTGCCCATCTTCGACCTCTCCAGCATGGTCAAATAA